The Planctomonas sp. JC2975 DNA window GTGCCCGTGAAGGTCTGGCCGGCGAAGCGGCGGCCTGCCAGATGCTCGGCGACGTGCCACACGAACTGATGGTTCTCGGTGAAGTAGCACTGCGCGTCGACTCCTGGCTGGTCGATCCAGTACTTGAACCCGAGCAACGCGTCGACAGCGGCCTGGCGGACACCCGGCTCCCAGCGCGAGTCCGGAACCCTGTGCAGTAGAAGGAGGATGCCCACCGCCTCGAAGTCGGAGCAGTCGCCTCGCTCGATGATCAAGCCGAGCGCATGCCTCAGATCGACGTGCCGGACGGTTCCGCCCGCGTCGGCGTGTGCCAGGGCCGAGGCGATTCCCGGATCCAGCACGCGTGCGTAGTCCAGAAGGTCGGTGCGCCAGTCCTCCGGAGTTCCCGTCGCCACCCGTCGCGTCGGAACCTCGGATGCATTGATCAGCGGAAAGGTGCGCGACAGTCCGTTCCGGGATCCGGTCTCGCTCAGTGTGATCAGAGCCTCGTACGGCAGGTGGTGGACCCCGGCGCGGATCGCGGGCAGCGCCACGACGGCGAGCCCCGACGCGTCGGGGGTCACGACCGCCTCGCGCACCTCCTCGACCGCAGCACCTCCTCCTGTGCCGGGCACCGAGATGCCGTGCACCCGTGCCGTGAGCGAGATGCCCGGCGTGCTGCGGAACGCGAGCTTCCCGGCAACGATCGTGGATCCTTCGAAGGCTATAGCGTCGAGCCGGGACTCCTCTGCAGCCGCCGTGTACTCGTCGGCGTCGGGCTGGTGGACCACGACCGCGACCGGCTGGCCCAGCACCCTCAGACCGACCACGTGTCGGCATTCGCGGAGGGCGAGTTGCCAGCTGGCGATTGTGACGGTCGTGATTCCGGCCTCGAGGCGTAGTCGGAGGCGATGCCGGCTGGGCTCCATGTAGGTGATGTCGTCGAACACGGCTGCGCAGTCGCCGTTCACCCACACCGCCACCGGACCCGTGCTGTGCACCTCGAGGTCGCGCCACTCTGCCTGGTCGACCTCCAGCTGAGTCACCGCAACGGCGAGGCGATACTGCGGTGTTCTGGCGAAACCGCTCCAGTCGACGAGGCCATCGGTGCCGGTGTGCGTGCGAGACAGTTCGCCGTCGTGCCTGCCGGCGTGCGACGTCCAAGCGAAGGACGCTCCCGCCGCGGCGTGCGGCATCCGCTGGTCTTCCACGAGCGGATGCCGTCGGTACAGTGCCGACTTCACCGGCGCGGCATCCGGCCCGTTCGTCAGGCGCCAGCGCGCGAGACCGTCGGGCTGCGCATCCTTCTCCCACGGTGATCCGGTGGGGGAGACGACGGCGTCGAGATCGTCGCATGGCCACTCCCAGAGCGGACCGGTCAGCCAGTCGCGCACCATGCCGTCTGCCGAGAGGCGATGTACCGTTCTGCCTGTCGCTTGCCGCACCGAGACCTCGGTGGGGTCCCCGGCGATCGTCGGAGCGGGGAGGAGGGGCGTGGACATCGTGGTTCCTGTCTCGTTTCGGCCTGGCGCTGGTTTGCCTTCTCAGCTTCTCTCTGGCAGAGTCTGCTGAACTCCGCAGTTTTCGTCAAATTGAGAAAAAGTGGCGATGACGGCTCATCCCCACACCTACCCGAGCGAGGAACCAGGAATGGCAGACACCGACGTCACCGTCCCGTCCAGCGCACCAGACGCCTCTGCGTCCTCCGTGCAGGAGCCCTTCGTCGAGCCCGTTCGGCCGACGAATCCTGCACGCTACGCACTGGGGATGTTCGCCGGCTCACTGATGAGCCCCATGGTGTCTACGTATGTCGCCTTCTTCTACGTGGACCGGCTCGGCATGTCGGCCATCGCCTTCGGTGTCGTGATGGCGATCTACGGAGTGCTCGACGCGATCGGCAATCCCATCTACGGATACCTTTCCGATCGCACTCGCACGAAGTGGGGTCGCCGGCGTCCGTGGATCCTGATCGGCGCGCCGCTGTGGGCGGTGGTCTTCATCGCCCTGTTCTGCGCGAGTGGCGCACTTCAGGGCGCGGCCCTCATCGCGTACTTCGCCGCCTTCATCGTGCTCACCCAAAGCTTCGACTCCCTGGTCACCGCGAACTACGAGGCCCTTCTCCCTGAGATCTTCACGAGTGAGCGCAAGCGCTCCATCGCGAATTCTCTTCGACAGGGATTCCAGCTGGTCGCGATGGGAGTCTCCGTCGCGCTCGTCCCGCTCATCGCGTCCGCGATCGGATACGCCCTCACGGCCACGGCGCTCGGCGTGGTTGCTGCCATCGTGCTCGTGTTCGTGGCACTCGGGGCCCACGAGGATCCGCGTCACTACGGCGATGCCGCACCCAAGCCGTCCCTGGCATCCAGCCTCCGATCGCTCGCCCGAAATCGGAACTTCTGGATCATCGCCGTCGCGAACGCCTGCTACGCCTCGGTCATCACGTTGCTCATGGCCGGTGTCGCGTTCTTCGTGAAGTACGTGCTCGGCGACGTCAAGGGAGGCAGCGCCACGTACATCCTCGCGACCGTGCTCGTGATGTCGATGGTCTTCCTCATCGGATGGACCTATGCGGTGCGTCGCTTCGGCGCCCTCGCGGTCTGGCGGGTCGCGCTCGTCGTTCTGACCTTCTCTTTCGTGCCGATGTTCTTCGCCCACACCCTCGTCGCGGCGATCGCTTCCGGAGCGGGCATCGCTTTGGGCTACAGCGGTGTGATCGCGACGACGGACCTGCTGATCGCTCGACTGATCGACGGCGACTCAGCACGCACCGGAGTGCGCCGCGAAGGCATCTTCACCAGCGCCTTCGCCTTCACGAAGCGCAGTTCTGTGGTCGTCAAGGCGCTGGCCTTCGTGGCGATGACCGGGCTCTTCGGCTACGTCAGCGGTGACGATCCCGGCCGGCACGCCGCGGATGCCGCGCGCTTCCTCATGATCGTGCTTCCCTGTGTGCTTTGCGCCGTCGCGGCCGTGTTCGCCTGGTTCGTCCGCTTCTCGCGCGAGGAACTGGTCGCCGCCGACACGGACGCCTGATCGGCTCCTCTGCGGGCACCGCCGCGGCAGGCCGAGCTCGTACCGAGAACAACCGCCGTTGTCGCCCGTGTGGGTTACGTTGTAACGCGTGCCATCACCGGTGATAGTCGCGTCAGACCTCGTCAAGCAGTACGGGGAGGTGTCCGCCGTCGGAGGCATCTCGTTCGAGGTCGCACCGGGCGAGTCGTTCGGGCTGCTCGGGCCCAATGGTGCCGGCAAGTCGACGACGATGCGCATGATCGGAGCCGTCTCCACCCGCACCAGCGGGCGCCTGGAGATCCTCGGGCTGGATCCCGACCGCAACGGGCCGGAGATCCGTGCCCAGCTGGGTGTCGTCCCGCAGTCGGACAACCTCGACGAGGAACTGCGTGTGCGCGAGAACCTCATCGTGTACGGCCGTTACTTCGGGTATCCGATGGCCAGGGTGCGCAGCAAGGCCGACGACCTGCTCGCGTTCGCCCAGCTGCAGGACAAGGCGAAGGCCAAGGTGACCGATCTCTCCGGCGGCATGAAGCGTCGGCTCACCATCGCGCGCGGCCTGATGAACGATCCGCGCATCCTGCTGCTCGACGAGCCGACGACGGGGCTGGATCCGCAGGCCAGGCACATCCTCTGGGACCGGCTGTTCCGCCTGAAGGAGGAGGGCACCACGCTCGTGCTGACCACTCACTACATGGACGAGGCAGAGCAGCTCTGCGACCGCCTCATCGTCGTGGACAAGGGCACGATCATGGCGGAGGGGACCCCGGCATCCCTCATCCGCGAGTACTCGACGCGTGAGGTCCTCGAACTGCGTTTCGGCGCCGATCGCAACGCCGAGATGGCCGAACGACTGAAGGATGCCGGCGATCGCGTCGAGCCGCTTCCCGATCGCGTCCTGGTCTACACGGGTGACGGCGAGGCCGAGCTCGCCCGCCTCACCGATGCCGGCATCCGGCCGCTCACCTCACTGGTGCGCCGCTCGAGCCTTGAAGACGTGTTCCTGCGGCTGACAGGAAGGTCGTTGATCGAATGACAACCTTGGACCACTCTTCGACGGATGCCGTCAGCCGCGTCGCCGTGAAGCCGCGCCGGTTCGGCGCGTGGTACGTCGCGGAGCACAGGCTGCGCGTGATGCGCTCCTATGTCTCGACCGTGCTCGTCGGCGCCGTCGGCACCCCGCTGCTCTACCTCTTCGCCATGGGCGTCGGGCTCGGAGCCCTCGTGAGCGCCAACCTCGGGCCGCACGCCGTCGACGGCGTCAGCTACCTCGAGTTCGTCGCTCCGGCGCTCCTGTGCACGGCGGCGGTGACGGTCGCATCCGAGGAGTTCACCTACCC harbors:
- a CDS encoding MFS transporter; its protein translation is MADTDVTVPSSAPDASASSVQEPFVEPVRPTNPARYALGMFAGSLMSPMVSTYVAFFYVDRLGMSAIAFGVVMAIYGVLDAIGNPIYGYLSDRTRTKWGRRRPWILIGAPLWAVVFIALFCASGALQGAALIAYFAAFIVLTQSFDSLVTANYEALLPEIFTSERKRSIANSLRQGFQLVAMGVSVALVPLIASAIGYALTATALGVVAAIVLVFVALGAHEDPRHYGDAAPKPSLASSLRSLARNRNFWIIAVANACYASVITLLMAGVAFFVKYVLGDVKGGSATYILATVLVMSMVFLIGWTYAVRRFGALAVWRVALVVLTFSFVPMFFAHTLVAAIASGAGIALGYSGVIATTDLLIARLIDGDSARTGVRREGIFTSAFAFTKRSSVVVKALAFVAMTGLFGYVSGDDPGRHAADAARFLMIVLPCVLCAVAAVFAWFVRFSREELVAADTDA
- a CDS encoding ABC transporter ATP-binding protein, which produces MPSPVIVASDLVKQYGEVSAVGGISFEVAPGESFGLLGPNGAGKSTTMRMIGAVSTRTSGRLEILGLDPDRNGPEIRAQLGVVPQSDNLDEELRVRENLIVYGRYFGYPMARVRSKADDLLAFAQLQDKAKAKVTDLSGGMKRRLTIARGLMNDPRILLLDEPTTGLDPQARHILWDRLFRLKEEGTTLVLTTHYMDEAEQLCDRLIVVDKGTIMAEGTPASLIREYSTREVLELRFGADRNAEMAERLKDAGDRVEPLPDRVLVYTGDGEAELARLTDAGIRPLTSLVRRSSLEDVFLRLTGRSLIE